One Mycolicibacter sp. MU0083 DNA window includes the following coding sequences:
- a CDS encoding RND family transporter, which translates to MSKHTSNDSAPDAPTDTLPAARRPERGGIPKWIRRLAIPIILTWVAITVLVNVIVPQLEEVGRLRAVSMAPKDAPSMISMMRIGKVFDEFKSDSSAMVVIEGDEPLGEDAHAYYDELVTKMEADHTHVEHVQDFWSDPLTAAGSQSPDGKAAYVQVYLAGNMGETLANESVEAVQKIVADTPAPAGVHAYVTGGAALNADQHIAGDKSLQLITALTFVVIITMLLSIYRSIGTVLLVLGMVVFSLSSARGVVALLAYHNIIGLSTFAVNLLVTLAIAASTDYAIFLLGRYQEARAIGQDKETAFYTMYHGTAHVILGSGLTIAGATFCLHFTRLPYFQSLGIPLAIGMVVLVVAALTFGAAVVALASRFGMLEPKRAMRIRSWRRIGTMIVRWPGPVLAATTGVCLIGLLTLPGYQTNYNDRVYMPDYVPANIGYAAADRHFSQARMNPELLMIETDHDLRNPADFLVINRIAKRVFEVPGIARVQAITRPQGTPIEHTTIPFAISMQGTTQQLNMKYQLDSMRNMLKMGDDMLVSIESMKQMLDVTREMSATTHSMATKMHIMLDDIQKLRDEMADFDDMWRPMRSYFYWEPHCFDIPICWSIRSIFDMMDGIDAMTEDFEKVLPDIDNLDRLMPRMLEIMPPMIETMSNMRTTQLKMQSTMEGLQLQMEKMMEGQNAMGKAFDESKNDDSFYLPPEAFDNPDFKRGMKMFLSPDGHAVRFIISHEGDPMSPEGVSHVAPIKHAVHEALKGTPLEGSKVYLGGTAAMFKDMKDGSAYDLIIAGVASLCLIFIIMLLITRAVVASAVIVGTVLLSLGTSFGLSVLIWQHIVGLDLHWMVLAMSVIILLAVGSDYNLLLVSRMKEELHGGLKTGIIRAMGGSGSVVTSAGLVFAFTMMSMLVSDLKVIGQVGSTIGLGLLIDTLVIRSFMTPSIAALLGRWFWWPQRVLPRPSPAAQQAVAARREADALTVG; encoded by the coding sequence ATGAGCAAACACACCAGCAACGACTCCGCCCCCGACGCTCCGACCGACACCCTGCCGGCCGCGCGGCGACCCGAGCGCGGCGGTATTCCCAAATGGATTCGCCGACTGGCGATCCCGATCATCCTGACCTGGGTGGCAATCACCGTTTTGGTGAACGTCATCGTGCCGCAGCTCGAAGAGGTCGGCAGACTCCGCGCGGTCTCGATGGCGCCCAAGGATGCCCCGTCGATGATCTCGATGATGCGCATCGGCAAGGTGTTCGACGAGTTCAAATCGGACAGCTCGGCGATGGTGGTCATCGAGGGCGACGAACCGCTCGGCGAGGACGCGCACGCCTACTACGACGAGCTGGTCACCAAGATGGAGGCCGACCACACCCACGTCGAGCACGTCCAGGACTTCTGGAGCGACCCGCTGACCGCGGCGGGCTCGCAGAGCCCGGACGGCAAGGCCGCCTATGTCCAGGTGTATCTGGCCGGCAACATGGGCGAGACCCTGGCCAACGAGTCGGTCGAGGCCGTCCAGAAGATCGTCGCCGACACCCCGGCGCCTGCGGGGGTGCACGCCTACGTCACCGGCGGCGCCGCCCTCAACGCCGACCAGCACATCGCCGGCGACAAGAGCCTGCAGCTCATCACCGCACTGACGTTCGTGGTGATCATCACCATGCTGCTGTCCATCTACCGGTCGATCGGCACGGTGCTGCTGGTGCTGGGCATGGTGGTGTTCTCGCTGAGCTCCGCCCGCGGCGTGGTGGCGCTGCTGGCCTACCACAACATCATCGGGCTCTCGACGTTCGCGGTGAACCTGCTGGTGACATTGGCCATCGCCGCCTCGACCGACTACGCGATCTTCCTACTCGGCCGTTACCAGGAGGCCCGAGCGATCGGGCAGGACAAGGAAACGGCCTTCTACACCATGTATCACGGCACCGCGCACGTGATCCTGGGCTCGGGGCTGACCATCGCCGGCGCCACCTTCTGCCTGCACTTCACCCGACTGCCCTACTTCCAGTCGCTGGGCATTCCGCTGGCGATCGGCATGGTAGTCCTGGTCGTGGCGGCGCTGACCTTCGGCGCCGCGGTGGTCGCGCTGGCCAGCCGCTTCGGCATGCTCGAGCCCAAGCGGGCGATGCGGATCCGGTCCTGGCGGCGGATCGGCACGATGATCGTGCGCTGGCCGGGCCCGGTGCTGGCGGCCACCACCGGGGTCTGCCTGATCGGGCTGCTCACCCTGCCGGGCTACCAGACCAACTACAACGACCGCGTGTACATGCCGGATTACGTGCCGGCCAACATCGGCTACGCCGCCGCGGACCGGCATTTCTCCCAGGCCCGGATGAACCCGGAACTGCTGATGATCGAGACCGACCACGACCTGCGCAACCCGGCCGACTTCCTGGTCATCAACCGGATCGCCAAGCGGGTGTTCGAGGTGCCGGGCATCGCCCGGGTCCAGGCCATCACCCGCCCGCAGGGCACCCCGATCGAGCACACCACGATCCCGTTCGCGATCAGCATGCAGGGCACCACCCAGCAGCTGAACATGAAGTACCAGCTCGACAGCATGCGCAACATGCTCAAGATGGGCGACGACATGCTGGTCTCGATCGAGAGCATGAAGCAGATGCTCGACGTGACCCGCGAGATGTCGGCGACCACCCACAGCATGGCCACCAAGATGCACATCATGCTCGACGACATCCAGAAACTGCGCGACGAGATGGCCGACTTCGACGACATGTGGCGTCCGATGCGCAGCTACTTCTACTGGGAGCCGCACTGCTTCGACATCCCGATCTGTTGGTCGATCCGGTCGATCTTCGACATGATGGACGGCATCGACGCGATGACCGAGGACTTCGAAAAGGTCCTGCCCGACATCGACAACCTCGACCGGCTGATGCCGCGGATGCTCGAGATCATGCCGCCGATGATCGAGACGATGTCGAACATGCGCACCACCCAGCTGAAGATGCAGTCCACCATGGAGGGCCTGCAGCTGCAGATGGAGAAGATGATGGAGGGCCAGAACGCCATGGGCAAGGCGTTCGACGAGTCCAAGAACGACGACTCGTTCTACCTTCCGCCGGAGGCGTTCGACAACCCCGACTTCAAGCGCGGCATGAAGATGTTCCTGTCGCCCGACGGGCACGCGGTGCGGTTCATCATCAGCCACGAGGGCGACCCGATGTCGCCGGAGGGCGTCAGCCACGTCGCACCGATCAAGCACGCCGTGCACGAGGCGCTCAAAGGCACCCCGTTGGAGGGCTCCAAGGTCTATCTCGGCGGCACCGCGGCCATGTTCAAGGACATGAAGGACGGGTCGGCCTACGACCTGATCATCGCCGGCGTCGCCTCGCTCTGCCTGATCTTCATCATCATGCTGCTGATCACCCGGGCGGTGGTGGCTTCGGCGGTGATCGTCGGCACGGTGCTGCTCTCGCTGGGCACATCCTTCGGTCTCTCGGTGCTGATCTGGCAGCACATCGTCGGGCTGGATCTGCACTGGATGGTGCTGGCGATGAGCGTGATCATCCTGCTGGCGGTGGGCTCGGACTACAACCTGCTGCTGGTCTCCCGGATGAAGGAAGAGCTGCACGGCGGACTCAAGACCGGCATCATCCGCGCGATGGGCGGCAGCGGCTCGGTGGTCACCTCGGCGGGTCTGGTGTTCGCGTTCACCATGATGTCGATGCTGGTCTCCGACCTGAAGGTGATCGGCCAGGTGGGTTCCACCATCGGGCTCGGCCTGCTGATCGACACCCTGGTGATCCGCTCGTTCATGACGCCGTCGATCGCCGCGCTGCTGGGCCGCTGGTTCTGGTGGCCGCAGCGGGTGCTGCCCCGGCCGTCACCGGCCGCGCAGCAGGCCGTCGCGGCACGCCGGGAGGCCGACGCGCTGACCGTCGGCTGA
- a CDS encoding universal stress protein: MSSASGILVGVDGSPSSVAAVDWAAHAAALHNLPLTLVHVLASPVVMTFPETPMPPGYTEWQREQGEHHLRDAVKVAEAAGAPRVVAEIVVGSTVPMLVDLSRGSARLVVGSRGHGLLRRRLLGSVSSSLVRHAHCPVAVVHEGQPEEHPSPGPAPVVVGIDGSAVSEAATGLAFEEASLRGAELVAVYAWHDTGLLDFPGIDTAAMESDGELVLAERLAGWRERYPDVTVRRVVVGDRPADQLIEQSRQAQLVVVGSHGRGGFTGMLLGSVSQAVVQAAHAPVIVVRPT, translated from the coding sequence ATGTCGTCTGCTTCCGGAATCCTGGTCGGTGTCGACGGCTCGCCGTCGTCGGTCGCGGCGGTCGACTGGGCGGCACACGCCGCCGCTTTGCACAACCTTCCGCTCACCCTGGTCCACGTGCTGGCCTCGCCGGTGGTGATGACCTTCCCCGAGACCCCGATGCCGCCCGGATACACCGAGTGGCAACGCGAGCAGGGCGAGCACCACCTGCGCGACGCCGTCAAGGTCGCCGAGGCGGCCGGGGCGCCGCGGGTCGTCGCCGAGATCGTGGTGGGTTCCACGGTGCCGATGCTGGTGGACCTCAGCCGCGGGTCCGCCCGCCTGGTGGTCGGATCCCGCGGGCACGGACTGCTGCGCCGCCGGCTGCTCGGTTCGGTCAGCTCGTCACTGGTGCGGCACGCGCACTGCCCGGTCGCGGTCGTGCACGAAGGCCAGCCGGAAGAGCACCCGAGTCCCGGCCCGGCGCCGGTGGTGGTCGGCATCGACGGCTCCGCGGTGTCGGAGGCCGCCACCGGGCTGGCCTTCGAAGAGGCGTCGCTGCGCGGGGCGGAACTGGTCGCGGTGTACGCCTGGCACGACACCGGCCTGCTGGACTTTCCCGGCATCGACACCGCCGCGATGGAATCCGACGGCGAACTGGTGCTGGCCGAGCGGCTGGCCGGCTGGCGGGAGCGTTACCCGGACGTCACGGTGCGCCGGGTGGTGGTGGGCGACCGGCCGGCCGATCAACTCATCGAGCAGTCCCGCCAAGCCCAGCTGGTGGTGGTGGGCAGCCACGGCCGCGGCGGCTTCACCGGCATGCTGTTGGGTTCGGTCAGCCAGGCGGTGGTGCAGGCGGCGCATGCGCCGGTGATCGTCGTCCGGCCGACCTGA
- the otsB gene encoding trehalose-phosphatase yields the protein MSVLIDPRRHDAVLLCLGGDADTGDLPQRLRQAGVRVGTVGSGAELVAAAAGLSVRPGRCVVLADTESGVTAARSAGFALVIGVGRDGGDARVDSPGTVRVRTGDRPMSVLPDAMTASGLRHLDRPAVFFDFDGTLSEIVDDPDAARPVAGAVAALAALAARCPVAVLSGRDLADVRARVGLDGIWYAGSHGFELTGPDGTHHQNDTAAGAVPVLAAAAVALRERLGALPGIMVEHKRFAVAVHYRNAARDRVSEVLAAVRDAGRRDGLRVTTGREVIELRPELDWDKGRTLRWLLDRMPGVATPVFLGDDITDEDAFDAVAESGGAGILVRHNDDGDRATAARYALDSPAQAVEFTARLAAQ from the coding sequence ATGTCGGTCCTGATCGACCCTCGTCGCCACGACGCGGTGCTGCTGTGCCTCGGCGGGGACGCCGACACGGGGGATCTGCCCCAGCGGTTGCGGCAGGCCGGTGTGCGGGTGGGCACGGTGGGTTCGGGCGCCGAGTTGGTGGCGGCCGCCGCCGGGCTGAGCGTGCGGCCGGGCCGTTGCGTGGTCCTGGCCGACACCGAATCGGGTGTAACCGCTGCGCGCAGTGCCGGATTCGCGCTGGTGATCGGCGTGGGACGCGACGGCGGCGACGCGCGGGTGGACTCCCCCGGCACCGTGCGGGTGCGCACCGGCGACCGGCCGATGTCGGTCCTGCCCGACGCCATGACGGCATCCGGGTTGCGCCACCTGGACCGTCCGGCGGTGTTCTTCGACTTCGACGGAACCCTTTCGGAGATCGTCGACGATCCCGACGCGGCCCGGCCGGTCGCCGGGGCGGTGGCGGCGCTGGCCGCGTTGGCCGCCCGATGCCCGGTCGCGGTGCTGTCCGGCCGTGACCTGGCCGACGTGCGGGCCCGGGTGGGTCTGGACGGGATCTGGTATGCGGGCAGTCACGGCTTCGAGCTGACCGGCCCGGACGGCACCCACCACCAGAACGACACCGCCGCCGGCGCGGTGCCGGTGCTGGCCGCTGCGGCGGTCGCGCTGCGCGAACGGCTCGGCGCGCTTCCGGGGATCATGGTGGAGCACAAACGGTTCGCGGTTGCGGTGCACTACCGCAATGCCGCGCGGGACCGGGTGAGTGAAGTGCTGGCGGCGGTGCGCGACGCCGGACGGCGCGACGGCCTGCGGGTGACCACCGGGCGCGAGGTGATCGAGTTGCGGCCCGAGCTCGACTGGGACAAGGGACGCACGCTGCGCTGGCTGCTGGATCGGATGCCCGGGGTCGCCACGCCGGTGTTCCTCGGCGACGACATCACCGACGAGGATGCGTTCGACGCGGTGGCCGAATCCGGCGGTGCCGGAATTCTGGTGCGGCACAACGACGACGGTGACCGCGCCACCGCCGCGCGTTATGCGCTGGACAGCCCGGCGCAGGCGGTGGAGTTCACCGCCCGCCTCGCCGCGCAGTAA
- a CDS encoding MaoC/PaaZ C-terminal domain-containing protein produces MALDPTAIGATADPMLVEWTERDTMLYALGVGAGTSDLAFTTENSHDTPQQVLPTYAVICCLGFAAAGKIGTFNPALLLHGSQEVRLFAPLPAAGSLQVVAEVADIQDKGEGKNAIVMLRARGTDPKTSELLVETLVTVVIRKAGGFGGEPGQRAIAPQIPDTEPDSRTTYVTREDQALLYRLSGDRNPLHSDPWFATTLAGFPKPILHGLCTYGFAGRALVAELGGGDADRVHAISARFTDPVFPGETLTTSIWRTEPGKAVFRTEAAGPDGTNCRVVLDDGVAEYRD; encoded by the coding sequence GTGGCACTGGACCCGACGGCCATCGGAGCAACCGCCGATCCCATGCTGGTCGAATGGACCGAGCGCGACACCATGCTCTACGCGCTCGGTGTCGGCGCGGGGACCTCCGATCTGGCGTTTACCACCGAGAACAGCCACGACACCCCGCAACAGGTGCTGCCCACCTATGCCGTCATCTGCTGCCTGGGTTTCGCGGCCGCCGGCAAGATCGGCACCTTCAACCCGGCGTTGCTGCTGCACGGCTCCCAGGAGGTGCGACTGTTCGCGCCGCTGCCCGCCGCCGGAAGCCTGCAGGTGGTCGCCGAGGTCGCCGATATCCAGGACAAGGGGGAGGGCAAGAACGCCATCGTGATGCTGCGGGCCCGCGGCACCGACCCCAAGACCTCCGAGTTGCTGGTCGAGACCCTGGTCACCGTGGTCATCCGCAAGGCCGGTGGTTTCGGTGGGGAGCCCGGGCAGCGGGCGATCGCGCCGCAGATCCCCGACACCGAACCGGATTCGCGCACCACCTACGTGACCCGGGAAGACCAGGCGTTGCTCTATCGGCTCTCCGGCGACCGCAACCCGTTGCACAGCGACCCCTGGTTCGCCACCACGCTGGCGGGCTTCCCCAAGCCGATCCTGCACGGGTTGTGCACCTACGGCTTCGCCGGTCGCGCCCTGGTCGCCGAACTCGGCGGCGGTGACGCCGACCGGGTCCACGCCATCTCGGCGCGGTTCACCGACCCGGTGTTCCCGGGGGAGACGCTGACCACCTCGATCTGGCGGACCGAGCCGGGCAAAGCGGTGTTCCGCACCGAGGCCGCCGGTCCCGACGGCACCAACTGCCGGGTGGTGCTCGACGACGGGGTGGCCGAGTACCGGGACTGA
- a CDS encoding histidine phosphatase family protein has translation MGKRTWNRTGTVFAMLAVMLAAALALSGCSETPRTRTITLTLVRHAESQSNAAGILDTSVPGPDLSDKGRTQAQEIAKLLSHNHYDGVYASSMARSQQTAAPLARELGRQVQVLPGLREIGAGWFAGKPGSIADSAYLLAPLAWIHGDRTAAIPGSIDGNRFNDEFGAAVQHIYDTGDANPVAFAHGASIMTWTLMNVKNPRDELLFDHPLPNIGKVVITGSPTTGWKLVDWDGIRAF, from the coding sequence ATGGGCAAGCGCACCTGGAACCGCACCGGAACCGTGTTCGCAATGCTGGCGGTGATGCTGGCCGCGGCCTTGGCGTTGAGCGGTTGTTCGGAGACACCGCGCACGCGCACCATCACGCTGACACTGGTCCGGCACGCCGAGTCGCAGAGCAACGCCGCCGGCATCCTCGATACGTCGGTGCCGGGTCCGGACCTGAGCGACAAGGGCCGCACCCAGGCGCAGGAGATCGCAAAGCTGCTCTCGCACAACCACTACGACGGCGTCTACGCCTCCTCGATGGCCCGCAGCCAGCAGACCGCCGCCCCGTTGGCGCGCGAACTCGGCCGCCAAGTCCAGGTTCTGCCCGGCCTGCGGGAGATCGGCGCCGGCTGGTTCGCGGGCAAGCCCGGGTCGATCGCCGACTCGGCGTATCTGCTGGCCCCGCTGGCCTGGATTCACGGTGACCGGACCGCGGCCATCCCCGGCTCGATCGACGGCAACCGGTTCAACGACGAGTTCGGCGCCGCCGTCCAGCACATCTACGACACCGGCGACGCCAACCCGGTGGCGTTCGCACACGGGGCGTCGATCATGACGTGGACGCTGATGAACGTCAAGAATCCCCGCGACGAGTTGCTGTTCGACCACCCGCTGCCCAACATCGGCAAGGTGGTGATCACCGGCAGCCCGACCACCGGCTGGAAACTGGTGGACTGGGATGGAATTCGCGCGTTCTGA
- a CDS encoding TMEM175 family protein encodes MSTPDGPDAHGGLSDTGRVEAFSDGVFAIAVTLLVLDLKAPEHAPGQLLDGLLRQWPAYLGYLASFGYVAVIWLNHHQAFTAIRRVDRGVHLANLALLFTTALVPFPTAVLSHAFIDGADTPDARTAVALYAGVLSAMCASWLLLFNRVARCPERLAADGADPGMFAAQRFRSMAGLIAYLSAGAIGVMFSPLLALAVFVVMPAFYALNIPGMARLADHG; translated from the coding sequence ATGAGCACACCCGATGGGCCCGATGCGCACGGTGGCCTGAGCGACACGGGACGGGTGGAGGCGTTCAGCGACGGGGTGTTCGCGATCGCGGTGACACTGCTGGTGCTCGACCTCAAAGCACCCGAGCACGCCCCCGGCCAGCTGCTGGACGGGCTGCTGCGGCAGTGGCCGGCCTATCTCGGCTACCTCGCGTCGTTCGGCTACGTCGCGGTGATCTGGCTCAACCACCACCAGGCTTTCACCGCGATCAGACGGGTCGACCGGGGCGTGCACCTGGCCAACCTGGCTCTGCTGTTCACCACGGCGCTGGTCCCGTTTCCGACCGCGGTGCTCTCCCACGCGTTCATCGACGGCGCCGACACCCCCGACGCCCGTACCGCGGTGGCCCTGTACGCCGGCGTCCTGTCCGCCATGTGCGCGAGTTGGCTGCTGCTGTTCAACCGGGTCGCGCGGTGTCCCGAGCGGTTGGCCGCCGACGGAGCCGATCCGGGCATGTTCGCCGCGCAACGCTTCCGGTCGATGGCGGGGCTGATCGCCTACCTGTCCGCCGGGGCGATCGGGGTGATGTTCTCGCCGCTGCTGGCGCTGGCGGTGTTCGTGGTGATGCCGGCGTTCTACGCGCTCAACATCCCCGGGATGGCCCGGCTCGCTGACCACGGTTGA